From Toxorhynchites rutilus septentrionalis strain SRP chromosome 2, ASM2978413v1, whole genome shotgun sequence, a single genomic window includes:
- the LOC129770666 gene encoding uncharacterized protein LOC129770666, with protein sequence MNFKILSIFLMVNYAVSIEPVDSLIVRNAKRSCSKIEYYDRLRQRCRDFPGGGYLVIVDHSAKCANGDRGLHKFNRNDFYYVCHPEGVMIGMCPTDMVFSEIEKKCVQKNENSTPTIRIYDESKDCGVVIPNCNSAGIFSVPSNCSYYYDCQQFNYDYHQYVYKCPHQTMFHPDLHRCTTMTRCYPDHYDIFDRFDYDYFPRCVLPGQFRTSKDCSLYYRCIPNMDGSFFQIRYECPPTMFYDRETERCEMRQSDKCEYIIWDDIINDYASKHNMSNNIDHLQNTTVISTINTTIATSSPPTRVIETTEQATMTDESIATLSTPININQISSETNVQDDTSSTIQYSDLTIFTDLYQTNETTDENRFDLSRVASTSAVTTQSEDITLVSTLETDPSTTNTALPALQTTDEQTFLAESSQSFTDTVSTVAPESSTETTEDNVEEPTRMPSTFLTNQTQLTTSKPPMQTTVVASSSTTLSDSDGYEHFTWDDEHWSRRPHSRTTAEPRVQYHPEQQSFEETDSDYWDDGKEHKFPGTVIYSTIDVTTDAEVSTPNVTTSSPGESTRQTTNSGISTTERKGVCPTELSTTDCDTSSDPELPTDDKRTPGHTFPLDSDELTSPNKEEPVVCFNNDAGGLTCDGIRGKRGGSFVIPGYIIRYRQRKNEGLASKPGLDAKINLRLSYPTSYLIEAIARQRSS encoded by the exons CGTTCGTGCTCAAAAATAGAATATTACGATAGGTTGAGACAAAGATGTCGAGACTTTCCAGGCGGAGGATATCTCGTGATTGTAGACCAC TCTGCGAAATGTGCCAACGGAGACCGAGGACTGCATAAATTCAATCGAAACGATTTCTACTACGTATGTCACCCGGAAGGTGTGATGATTGGGATGTGCCCTACTGATATG GTTTTCAGCGAAATTGAGAAGAAGTGCGTTCAAAAGAATGAAAACTCGACACCTACGATACGAATCTACGATGAGTCGAAGGATTGTGGTGTGGTGATTCCAAACTGCAACAGTGCTG GAATTTTCTCCGTCCCCTCCAATTGCTCCTACTACTACGACTGTCAACAGTTCAACTATGATTATCATCAGTATGTATATAAGTGTCCTCACCAGACGATGTTTCATCCGGATTTGCATCGCTGTACAACAATGACTCGATGCTAT ccCGATCATTATGACATTTTCGATCGATTTGACTATGATTACTTTCCTCGATGTGTTCTACCAGGTCAGTTTCGGACATCAAAGGACTGCAGTCTGTACTATAGGTGCATACCAAATATGGATGGATCGTTTTTCCAAATTAGATATGA GTGCCCCCCAACAATGTTTTATGACAGAGAAACGGAGCGTTGTGAAATGAGacaatctgataaatgtgaatACATAATTTGGGATGATATCATAAACGACTATGCTTCGAAACATAACATGTCGAACAACATCGACCATCTTCAGAACACGACTGTAATCAGCACCATAAACACGACGATAGCTACCAGTTCCCCGCCAACTCGAGTGATAGAGACAACTGAACAAGCGACGATGACTGACGAGTCTATTGCCACACTATCCACACCAATCAACATAAACCAAATATCGAGTGAAACGAATGTTCAGGATGATACAAGTTCTACTATTCAGTACAGCGATTTAACGATATTcaccgatctgtatcaaactaATGAAACCACCGACGAAAATAGGTTTGATTTGAGTCGCGTTGCGTCTACTAGCGCAGTAACAACACAATCCGAAGACATTACCCTTGTATCTACACTGGAGACAGATCCAAGCACAACGAATACAGCACTTCCCGCTTTACAAACCACGGATGAACAGACATTTCTTGCAGAAAGCTCGCAATCCTTCACAGACACTGTATCGACGGTAGCTCCCGAAAGTTCGACCGAAACAACGGAAGACAACGTTGAAGAACCCACTCGAATGCCATCTACTTTTCTAACCAACCAAACCCAATTAACCACTTCAAAACCACCTATGCAAACGACAGTCGTCGCTAGCAGCTCTACAACACTTTCTGATTCTGATGGCTACGAGCACTTCACATGGGATGATGAACATTGGTCCAGACGGCCTCACAGTCGGACCACAGCAGAGCCTAGGGTCCAATACCACCCGGAACAGCAATCATTCGAAGAAACTGATTCCGATTATTGGGATGACGGGAAGGAGCACAAATTCCCGGGAACTGTAATATATTCGACTATCGATGTGACTACTGATGCAGAAGTTAGTACACCGAATGTAACGACCTCGAGTCCTGGTGAATCAACACGGCAGACCACAAATTCCGGGATAAGCACGACAGAGCGCAAGGGAGTCTGTCCAACCGAATTATCCACGACCGATTGCGATACTTCTTCTGATCCCGAACTTCCAACAGATGATAAGCGAACACCGGGTCATACATTCCCCCTCGATTCGGATGAACTCACTAGTCCCAACAAGGAAGAACCAGTTGTATGCTTCAATAATGATGCCGGTGGACTAACGTGTGATGGCATACGGGGTAAACGTGGAGGAAGTTTCGTAATTCCCGGGTACATAATACGCTATCGTCAGAGAAAAAACGAAGGACTAGCGTCGAAGCCAGGTTTAGATGCAAAAATCAACCTACGGCTGAGCTACCCCACCTCGTACTTAATTGAAGCTATCGCGAGGCAGCGAAGTTCTTGA